In one Modestobacter sp. L9-4 genomic region, the following are encoded:
- a CDS encoding M48 family metallopeptidase: MRRSARRRRTVTAYRENGRTVVLIPAAFSAAEERRWVDQMVAKLQTREDRKRRNLASDEDLMTRALELSDAFLGGRAVPASIRWVDNQNRRWGSCTPADRSIRLSSRLRGMPEFVVDYVLVHELAHLLEASHDAHFWSLVRAYPQVDRALGFLEGVEHGTAGPRPDDDELEPGSVA; this comes from the coding sequence GTGCGCCGCAGCGCACGCCGCCGGCGCACCGTCACCGCCTACCGCGAGAACGGGCGCACCGTCGTGCTCATCCCGGCCGCCTTCAGCGCTGCCGAGGAGCGGCGCTGGGTGGACCAGATGGTCGCCAAGCTGCAGACCCGCGAGGACCGCAAGCGGCGCAACCTCGCCTCCGACGAGGACCTCATGACGCGGGCGCTGGAGCTGTCCGACGCCTTCCTGGGTGGCCGCGCGGTGCCGGCGAGCATCCGCTGGGTCGACAACCAGAACCGCCGCTGGGGGTCCTGCACCCCCGCCGACCGGTCCATCCGGCTGTCCAGCCGGCTCCGCGGCATGCCCGAGTTCGTCGTCGACTACGTGCTCGTGCACGAGCTCGCCCACCTGCTCGAGGCCAGCCACGACGCGCACTTCTGGTCCCTGGTCCGGGCCTACCCGCAGGTGGACCGGGCGCTGGGCTTCCTCGAGGGCGTCGAGCACGGCACCGCCGGACCCCGGCCCGACGACGACGAGCTGGAGCCCGGCTCCGTCGCGTGA